GTAAGCGTCCGGAGTGTGTCCTGCTTGAGTTGCCTTTGTGAGGGTGGATTTTTCTCTCTGGTAACCCTTGGGGTTTCCCACTGGTTACGATTTGGATTCAGGCTTGGGTTGCTATTGGTGACCATTTGGCAGGTGACAGAGCGCTGATGTCGTGCTGGTTGGTCATATTGGGGAGGCGCGAGAGGATGTTGCGCAGGTATTGGAAGGGTTCGATGTTGTGGCGCTGGCAGGAGACGACGATGGAGTAGATGATGGCGGATCGTTGGCCGGCCTCGGGGTGTCCGATGAAGAGGAAGTTTTTCTTTCCCAGGGCTGAGGGGCGGATGGCATTTTCCATGAGGTTGTTGTCGATCTCGGCGATGCCGTGTTTTTGGAAGGCAACGAGCTGGGGCCACTGGGAGATGGCGTAGGCGCAGGCCTTGCCGAGGGCGGACTTGGGGAGGGCCTTTCGGCTGGCGAGGGAGATGACCTTTTGCAGGCGGGTCAGCGTGATCTCATTTTCTCGCTGACGGCGGCGTTTGCGCTCGTCGGGGACGAGGTTTTCTTCGCGGTAAGTGGCCTCGCGTTCGTAAAGCCTGGCCATGAGTCGGAGCACGAGGGTGGCTTCGCGTTTGTTGGAGGCGAGGGCGTCGTAAAACTTGCGCCGGACGTGGGCCATGCAGCCCAGGGCGATGACGTCCTTGTTGCCCGAGGCATAGTCTTCGTAGGCGCCGTAGGCATCGGACTGGAGCAGGCCGGTGTATCCGTCCAGCAATGACGTCAGCTCGCCGTGTCGGCGAGAGAGCCGCCAGTCAAAGACGACGTCGCCGCCGGGCCGCGAGATGGCCCAGAGCCAGCCCTGTTCGGTTTTGCCTTTTTTGTGGTCGGAGTCGCAGTAGCGCACCGGCGTCTCGTCCGCCTGGATGTAGGGGCCCGCGAGCAAGTCCGTTCGCATGTAGTTGTAGATGGGCTTGAGCCACTCGGCTACGGCCTCGACCCAGTCTGTCATGGTTTTTCGTGACAAAGGTGCGCCCCACATGGACGAGGCTTTTTCCTGGCGGTAAAGCGGCTGGTGCTGCACGTATTTGCTTAAAACGATCCAGGCCAACAGGCCCGCCGAAGCGTAGCTGCCGTCGATCACGCGCCTGGGCGCGGGGGCCACCACCGGCGGCTGCGAGCGGTCAAGCTTGCGGCGATACCTGGGGCGAACGAGGCGGCGTTTAAACAGCTTCGGCGGGTGGATATCGACTTCAAGGGTCTCTTCTTCGGCGATCTTCTCAAAGGCTTCCGGCTCGGCCTGCACCTCCGGCGGCTCAATCACCACGGTCTCCTCCACCGGCAGGTCCTTGAAGCGCTCAGCAGGCGTTTCATGTTTGCCCGCCTTGGGGGCACGACGTTCGTAAGCGATACTTTGTTTTTCGACCGCTTCGAGTTGGCGCTCCAGGTCGTCCAGGCGCAAGCGCAGTTGAGCGCTGTCGAGCTTCTCACTTTTGCCCGCCCCGAAGAGCTGCTTTTTGAGCCAGTCCACCTGCTCGCGTAAAACCGCAATCACGCCGTTTTGCTCATCGACGATGCGCCGCAACTGTTCCACATCCGGGGAGCCCGCGTCGCTGTCCATGCCTGTATCCAAAACATGATACGATGGCCGTCAAGACAGTGTTGAGAACCGTGCTGATTTTAACGCTCGTACCACGCCTTGAGCGTCCCCTGCTTCAGGTCGATGCCGTTCATCAGCATGGTCATCGCCGCCGGGGTGATCGTCAGCTTGCGTGTGTCGCTGCCGATCGGCCAGCTCAGCCGCCCCTGCTCGATGCGCTTGGCAAACACCCACACCCCCGTCCCGTCAAAATACAGCAGCTTTAGGCGGTTGCGCGTCTTGTTCGTAAAGGCGAACAGCGCCCCGCCCTTGGGATCTTCGCCCAAGTGGTCCCGTGCCACCGCCCACAGCCCGTCAAACTGCTTGCGCATGTCCACCGGCTCCACCGCCACAAAAACTCGCAGCTGATGGGGCAAGCTCAGCATCGCAACGCCTTGACCAATGCCGCCAGCGACTGCGCATCGCCCCCGCGCAAGATCAGCCCCTCCGGCAAACATACCTCCAACAAAGAGGCCCCGCAGGACGGCACCGTCATCTCATGGAAAAGAGGTTTAGACTCGACGCCTCCACCTGCCTGACTGCGCTCGCGACGCTGCTTGAGCCAGTACACCAGCGTGTTGTAGGCCACTCCCTCGCGCCGCGCAAAGGCCTTCTGCGTCAATCCGCTCCCATCGTAGCTCTCAAGTAAACGCTCACGCTCCTCACGACTCTCGATCCGACGACCCCGACTGTCGCGCTTCGCCCCCGTATCCACCAACTCCAAATCCATCCACAAATCTTACACCAGACTGCCTGCTTTGAAAAGTGGGACCAAGCCCGGACGGTTACGTTGAAACAAAGCCGCCGGGGTGCTGAGGGTTCCTTTCTCCGCATGATGACTTCGGCTTGTAGAATCTGAGATTGAACCTGGGGAAGTTTCTGGAGGATCAGGCGTATTCTTAGAACTCATGGATAGTGTCCTCGCCCTCTAGCCACGCGATCATATTAATAACCAAATAATTCCAATTCTTAAACCCGGGATTCAAAATCGGCATACCCGTATCTGGCTCATAATACTCATGCATAATCCCTGTCTTATTGAGGTCTCTCCCGAACATATTGACTGTTTTTATAGCAAGCTCTCTCGCTTCTTCTTCATAGCCATAGTCAACGAGTCCCCTCCAGGTCATGTAGTTGGAAATACCCCAGACAGGCCCCAGCCATGACGACGGGTTTCCGGAAGCTTTTACGTTATACATTTTCTCCATTTTAGAAAGACTTCGAACTCCATATGGGGCATTGAATGTTCTTTCATTATTGTAGTGCTCCTCCACCATTCTTTTAGCTTGTTCGGGAGTCGCAATGCCCGCCCACATGGCCATAAATCCCGACCAGACCCCAATGCGCTGAATCAGACAATCCCAAGTCCTCGGAGCCCCCGAATGCTGTCCCCATCTTTCATTTTGAATCGGTAGGAGGTTCAGATCAACGCTGTAGTAAAAGCCGTCACGTTCATCCCAACAATGCTCACGGATCGCGACCTTTAGATTATCCGCATCTATTTTGTATTGTTTGGAAATCTCAACGTAGCCCAATTGTTCCGCCAGGTAGGCCATGGACTGGAGCTCCTTGTACATTAAACAGTTTAGATAGATGGAGCCAGAGCTGCGCGGGGGGCGGTAAAACGTGCTCGGATCATTGTCTACACCAATTCCCCTGCTGTCGTTCCAAAAGTAAAGGCCTGTAGCTCGATCGCGTTGATGGTATTGGTAGTTATTGACGAAATACTGAAGTTTATAAAAATCTTCTCTCAACCAGTCGGCATCGCCATTGCTCATTCCAACAAGAAACGCGGCATGCTGCGCCAAGCATGGCTTGTGCATGTTCGTAGAGTAAATATTGTCGGGCTTCAGCTTATCAATGTCTGTATCTCTTTTTACGTTAATGGGTATCCATCCATCAATTCCGCAAAAAGAAAGAAAGTTAAGGACGCAACCCTGCTCATACCTTACCGCTTTATTGGACAGCTCCTCATCCCCTATATTTAAAAGGATTTGGCGAATTGCGATATTACTGAGCCATGAATCCCAGTCCCATAGGACATCGTTGTATTCCTCGCTCCCGGGAGTCATAAAGGGATACGTCAACGCTCCGCCTTCCTCGCGAAACATTCCCGTATAGTCGCGATAAATAGATTCCTTGATTATCTGATAATGATATTTTTCGGTCTGGGCATTTAAGGCTGATGTCGAGGCGACAATAAAAATCAACGAGAGCCAAGTCTTTATTCTTATCATGTTTACCAATGAGACTAAGAGTTCGATGCGGAGGTCGAGTTGATGGCTATGTGCAATATTCTCCCGGCGCCGGGTGGTTTCATAGTTAGCCATGCGGAAGATTCGCTTATTTCTATTCTTCGGTCATGTCTGGGTCCTCGACCATTTCAATATGACCATCCAAAAATAAAACTACACGCTCGCCGGCGTAAATATCTTCCGCCTCTGGATGCCCCCTGGCCTCCTCAAACGATGTTCGGATCATCCAGAATTCGCCTCCATCAAGGTTATCCAGTGCATAGTAGATATTGAAGGGGGTGATGGGTGTTTCGTTGGCCGGCTGACTCTGAACGGCTGAAATGTGAGCCCAAATTGACTGGCTTCGTCCGCTGGGTCCGGTGCCGACGTTATCCTGATTCGCCTCATAGACGATAGTCTGTTCATTGCCCTCTTCCTTGATGTAATCCAAAAACGGAGAAGGAACAAAGCTGTCTAATATGGTGTTTGTCGGATCACTGGGGGCTCCCATGTAAGGGGCAAGGTAATTAACCAATCCCCATTTCCCGTTGTATAGTGCGTTTTGCAATCTAAATGTTGGCCCTGGCATGGCACCCTTGTCTTGGGTGTAGATCTGCAGTGCCATTGCAACCGAGCGCATGGTTGTTATTCCGCTTGTCTTGTTGGACGAGATGCGGATATGGCTAATTCCCGCAAAAATAATGGCTGAAAGTATGCCGATAATAGCTACACAAGCCAGTAGTTCTATCAGGGTAAACGCGACAGCTCTTCCTTTTATTCGTAGCGGGGACTCTTTCATGGGAGACGCGCTTGTGTTATGGGGCACCGGGCAACAACACCTTCGGATATACATTACTCACATCGTGTTGTGCTTTGCTATCTTCACCGCTTTCTGCGATATATTTTCCTTGAGAAGAGGCTTGCGATTATGAGTGCGGCGATGCCGTATGTGGCGGAAGATGTTTCGGGGATGTTGACGGCGGTGAGGGAGACGAGGTTGAGTCTTCCTGTATTGCTACCGGCGAGCGGTCCGGCTGCCAGTCCCGTGATGACGATGGTACCGTCCGTGGGGGTGACGCTGGTCCAGGTGGCGACGGCGGAGACTGCGTCTGAGGAGGTGATGGTGATGGAGTCGGGGTCACCGGAGCCGGTGGCGATCTGCCAGAGGAAGTCGGTGGTGGTTCCGTCGCCCATGAGTACCATGATGTTGTAGGCGTAGTTGTCGTCGAGGTCGCTGAAGGTCAGGGTAAAGCCGAAAGCCTCGCCTCCGGCGGTGCCGGTGTTCTGGTTGTTGAACCAGATCCCGTCGGTTGTGGCGCTGACGGGGATGCCGGGGACCGGGTCGTGGTCATTGGACGAATTGCTGCCGGCGACATTGCGGGTGCCATTGGAGACATTGAGCAGGAAGCTGGAGCCGGTCAGGTTGCCTGCGCTGTCTTCGAGGTTGGACAGGGACTGCTCGTAGAAGGCAACCGCTCCGGTGGCGGCAACCGACAGTTCGGTGAATCCTGCCTCAGGGGTCAGGGTCGATCCGAAATCGATGTAGACGCTGGCTCCTTCGACTGTTGCGGCCGAGAGCGGGGTGAGGGCGGGCAGCATCGCGGCCGAAGCGGTCAGCGCCAGAGTCCTGATGGAGTAGAATTTCATAATGTAAACAACTTATTTGTTATTAGCGTTGGGGGTTTTCAATTAAACTGAAAGCATTTAAGAAGGATCGTGCTTCTAATGCGACGGAATTTTAAGCAGATTATAGCCCGAATAGTCAAGCGGTTTATTTGTGGATTCGATTTTGCCCGGGACTGTCGTTTTTTGGGTTGCGTATGTCGTAAAATAGGATTCTACCACTAGGTAAAATCCGCCATATTCCCCCAACCCGAGACCCTGTCCATGAACTATTCGACCCGAACCAGGAAGGCTGCCTGCCTCTCGCTTTGCCTTTTAATGACCAGCGCGGTGCCCCTCTTGCGGGCCGCCGACCTGGCCGAACCCCTGCTGGAGCTCCAGGACGGCGACGTCAACATACATGGGGTCGAGGTGGTCAAAATGTGGACCGCCCCCATGCCCCGGGCCGATGTCCTGGGGGCAGGCTACCCTCAGATCGAGGGCGTGCGCCACGCGCTGGTCTTTGCCGCCACGGACGAGACCGGCGGCTACAACCACCATGCCCAAATAACCGTGCACAAGGGTACGATCTACGCCCTGTGGAGCAATAACCGCCACTTTGAGGACGCCCCCGGCCAGCGCGTCCTCTTCGCCACCTCCCCTGACGGCTTGCACTGGAGCAGCCATGCCGAGGCCTTTCCCTCGCCAGGCCCCTTTAAGGAGAAATCCGAAACCGGCCTGCTGTTGACGACCCTCGGCTGGGTCCAGGTCGGCGACAAGCTCTTCGCCCTGGCCAAGCTCACCGCCATGGACGGCTTCCGCAATCCCGACAACACGCTCTTCAGCCCTACCAAGGACCGCAAGCGGGGCATCATCTTCGACAAACGCATCTACTACGGCATCCTGGCACGCGAGTTGACGGACGCGGGCACATGGGGGCCCATCTTCACCGTCGAGGGCAAACCTCCCGCCCCCGACCAAATCGCCTTCCCCGTCCTCGAGCACAGCCAGTGCGTCAGCCCCGGGGAGTACCAGGCCATCCTCGCTGCCAGCAAGGAGTACTCCTACCCCTGGAGGAGCCGCCTCCCGCGAACCCCCGGCAAACCCCTCCTGTGCGAGCCGAGCACCTACGCCCTCGAAGACGGCACCCTGGTCACCCTCTTCCGCGACGAGCGATACTCCCACCGCCTCTTCGTCAGCACCTCCCCCGACGGCGGTAACACATGGTCCACCCCCTATCCCACGAACATCCCCGACTCCCCATCCTACACCAAAACCATCGCTCTCG
The DNA window shown above is from Ruficoccus amylovorans and carries:
- a CDS encoding exo-alpha-sialidase, giving the protein MNYSTRTRKAACLSLCLLMTSAVPLLRAADLAEPLLELQDGDVNIHGVEVVKMWTAPMPRADVLGAGYPQIEGVRHALVFAATDETGGYNHHAQITVHKGTIYALWSNNRHFEDAPGQRVLFATSPDGLHWSSHAEAFPSPGPFKEKSETGLLLTTLGWVQVGDKLFALAKLTAMDGFRNPDNTLFSPTKDRKRGIIFDKRIYYGILARELTDAGTWGPIFTVEGKPPAPDQIAFPVLEHSQCVSPGEYQAILAASKEYSYPWRSRLPRTPGKPLLCEPSTYALEDGTLVTLFRDERYSHRLFVSTSPDGGNTWSTPYPTNIPDSPSYTKTIALEDGSVVMVGNQIAEEKNFDNPKPAHLGRDTLVLSLSKDG
- a CDS encoding type II secretion system protein, which codes for MKESPLRIKGRAVAFTLIELLACVAIIGILSAIIFAGISHIRISSNKTSGITTMRSVAMALQIYTQDKGAMPGPTFRLQNALYNGKWGLVNYLAPYMGAPSDPTNTILDSFVPSPFLDYIKEEGNEQTIVYEANQDNVGTGPSGRSQSIWAHISAVQSQPANETPITPFNIYYALDNLDGGEFWMIRTSFEEARGHPEAEDIYAGERVVLFLDGHIEMVEDPDMTEE
- the tnpA gene encoding IS66 family insertion sequence element accessory protein TnpA; protein product: MDLELVDTGAKRDSRGRRIESREERERLLESYDGSGLTQKAFARREGVAYNTLVYWLKQRRERSQAGGGVESKPLFHEMTVPSCGASLLEVCLPEGLILRGGDAQSLAALVKALRC
- the tnpC gene encoding IS66 family transposase, which codes for MDSDAGSPDVEQLRRIVDEQNGVIAVLREQVDWLKKQLFGAGKSEKLDSAQLRLRLDDLERQLEAVEKQSIAYERRAPKAGKHETPAERFKDLPVEETVVIEPPEVQAEPEAFEKIAEEETLEVDIHPPKLFKRRLVRPRYRRKLDRSQPPVVAPAPRRVIDGSYASAGLLAWIVLSKYVQHQPLYRQEKASSMWGAPLSRKTMTDWVEAVAEWLKPIYNYMRTDLLAGPYIQADETPVRYCDSDHKKGKTEQGWLWAISRPGGDVVFDWRLSRRHGELTSLLDGYTGLLQSDAYGAYEDYASGNKDVIALGCMAHVRRKFYDALASNKREATLVLRLMARLYEREATYREENLVPDERKRRRQRENEITLTRLQKVISLASRKALPKSALGKACAYAISQWPQLVAFQKHGIAEIDNNLMENAIRPSALGKKNFLFIGHPEAGQRSAIIYSIVVSCQRHNIEPFQYLRNILSRLPNMTNQHDISALSPAKWSPIATQA
- a CDS encoding MGH1-like glycoside hydrolase domain-containing protein, whose product is MANYETTRRRENIAHSHQLDLRIELLVSLVNMIRIKTWLSLIFIVASTSALNAQTEKYHYQIIKESIYRDYTGMFREEGGALTYPFMTPGSEEYNDVLWDWDSWLSNIAIRQILLNIGDEELSNKAVRYEQGCVLNFLSFCGIDGWIPINVKRDTDIDKLKPDNIYSTNMHKPCLAQHAAFLVGMSNGDADWLREDFYKLQYFVNNYQYHQRDRATGLYFWNDSRGIGVDNDPSTFYRPPRSSGSIYLNCLMYKELQSMAYLAEQLGYVEISKQYKIDADNLKVAIREHCWDERDGFYYSVDLNLLPIQNERWGQHSGAPRTWDCLIQRIGVWSGFMAMWAGIATPEQAKRMVEEHYNNERTFNAPYGVRSLSKMEKMYNVKASGNPSSWLGPVWGISNYMTWRGLVDYGYEEEARELAIKTVNMFGRDLNKTGIMHEYYEPDTGMPILNPGFKNWNYLVINMIAWLEGEDTIHEF
- the tnpB gene encoding IS66 family insertion sequence element accessory protein TnpB (TnpB, as the term is used for proteins encoded by IS66 family insertion elements, is considered an accessory protein, since TnpC, encoded by a neighboring gene, is a DDE family transposase.) — encoded protein: MLSLPHQLRVFVAVEPVDMRKQFDGLWAVARDHLGEDPKGGALFAFTNKTRNRLKLLYFDGTGVWVFAKRIEQGRLSWPIGSDTRKLTITPAAMTMLMNGIDLKQGTLKAWYER